The following coding sequences lie in one Corticium candelabrum chromosome 10, ooCorCand1.1, whole genome shotgun sequence genomic window:
- the LOC134186260 gene encoding thioredoxin domain-containing protein 15-like isoform X1, with translation MSFVGLSFLLFLVFQTKGKVPTSSYVRHGTVSCDRLFYGKEYWQTATVKASADHRSDTNVKKCSEFSNSDLSCETADSHDQPSTSSVNGTKTTTASKKFTCLSNVTANDKVVIINSSDVFSAVNETGSVCCAVLFFARWCRFSAKAAPAFNALVRVIPELQKFAVDMSSFSPLNSQLGIVSLPTLLFFKGGKVILRFNTTITLENVADFVMHYTDLRPNRTVKLESSDYNGTVPSVAEEKTDFILYFSVAFVLFVLVRLVFVSRPQRVVARWIWHRFNG, from the exons ATGTCATTCGTGGGATTATCCTTCCTGCTGTTTTTGGTTTTCCAAACTAAAGGAAAAG ttCCTACTAGTTCCTACGTCAGACATGGGACTGTGTCATGTGACCGATTGTTCTACGGGAAAGAATACTGGCAGACAGCGACTGTGAAAGCTTCTGCGGATCATCGATCTGATACTAACGTGAAAAAGTGCTCGGAATTTTCAAATTCTGATTTGTCGTGTGAAACTGCTGATTCTCATGATCAGCCATCAACTTCATCAGTGAATGGCACTAAAACTACTACTGCCAGCAAGAAGTTCACGTGTTTGTCTAACGTGACTGCTAATGATAAAGTGGTCATCATCAATTCATCTGATGTGTTCTCAGCCGTGAACGAGACTGgaagtgtgtgttgtgctgtgctgtTCTTCGCTCGATGGTGTAGATTTAGTGCGAAGGCTGCACCAGCTTTCAATGCTCTTGTCAGAGTCATTCCAGAGCTTCAGAAGTTTGCTGTTGAcatgtcttctttctcacC GTTGAACAGTCAGCTTGGTATAGTCAGCTTGCCTACATTGCTGTTCTTCAAAGGTGGGAAGGTCATTTTACGTTTTAACACAACAATAACGTTGGAAAATGTTGCTGACTTTGTCATGCACTATACAG aTCTTCGTCCAAATCGAACGGTTAAGCTTGAGTCTTCAGACTACAATGGCACTGTACCATCAGTTGCAGAAGAAAAGACTGACTTTATTTTGTACTTTAGTGTAGCTTTTGTGCTTTTTGTTTTGGTGCGATTAGTGTTTGTTTCTCGTCCTCAGCGAGTTGTAGCGAGATGGATATGGCACAGATTCAATGGATAA
- the LOC134186258 gene encoding uncharacterized protein LOC134186258 — MLVTVFVCVGLAAASQSQLSKTAHCIGKCRIPSDNPRVEEVMHLKILEHERCVREHHCPTIVPAMSQTPCSDGRAGDYPCHNVDLLSFVPLSELGTTGDANNIWGWTDAETGREYAIIALYDGTAFVDVSEPSEPQVLGMLPTQTYGSIWRDVKVFKNHAFIVSEASNHGMQVFDLTQLREMTAVSPVRILSNTAFYDEFGSTHNIVSNEETGFMYAVGTRTCRGGLHMVDVNEPANPKYAGCFDEDGYVHDAQCLIYRGPDERYRNREICFCYNEDTLTIVDVNDKSNLVMLSRVPYSQNYYTHQGWLTEDQSHLLLDDELDELYGSQPNTRTLVWNVNRLDEPIHINSFYSSETASDHNLYIKGNLAFQSNYCAGLRILDVSEIEEGELRELGYFDVAPDCNSPGFSGAWSNYPYFESGTIIVSSIERGLFVLRFNDPRK, encoded by the exons ATGCTGGTTACAGTTTTTGTCTGCGTTGGGCTCGCTGCAGCTTCGCAG TCACAGTTGTCCAAGACAGCTCACTGCATTGGAAAATGCCGAATTCCGT CCGACAATCCTCGTGTCGAAGAAGTGATGCATTTGAAAATACTCGAGCACGAACGATGTGTCCGTGAGCACCACTGTCCGACCATCGTCCCCGCAATGTCGCAAACTCCGTGCTCGGACGGTCGAGCTGGAGACTACCCATGTCACAACGTCGATCTCCTCTCTTTCGTACCGTTGTCCGAGCTGGGAACTACGGGAGATGCGAACAACATCTGGGGCTGGACCGATGCAGAAACTGGACGCGAGTATGCGATCATCGCTTTGTACGACGGTACCGCGTTTGTCGACGTGAGCGAGCCGTCGGAACCCCAAGTGTTAGGAATGTtaccaacacaaacatacgGCAGCATATGGAGAGATGTTAAG GTTTTCAAGAACCACGCATTCATCGTGAGCGAAGCGAGCAACCACGGTATGCAAGTCTTCGATCTCACACAGCTGCGAGAGATGACAGCAGTGAGCCCAGTCCGCATACTATCGAACACAGCATTTTACGACGAGTTTGGCTCCACACATAACATAGTGAGCAACGAAGAGACAGGCTTCATGTATGCCGTCGGTACACGCACGTGCAGGGGCGGTCTTCATATGGTCGATGTGAACGAACCGGCTAATCCAAAGTATGCCGGCTGTTTCGATGAAGACGGCTATGTTCACGACGCCCAATGCCTTATCTACCGCGGTCCAGACGAGCGCTACCGCAATAGAGAGATTTGCTTCTGTTACAATGAAGATACACTCACAATTGTCGATGTCAATGACAAGTCCAACTTGGTCATGCTGTCGAGGGTTCCGTATAGCCAGAACTATTACACACACCAGGGATGGCTGACTGAAGATCAGTCTCATCTTCTTCTGGATGATGAGCTGGACGAGCTGTATGGCTCACAACCGAACACTCGCACTCTAGTCTGGAATGTCAACCGACTCGATGAGCCCATACACATTAACAGCTTCTACAGTTCTGAGACTGCAAGTGACCATAATCTCTACATCAA GGGTAACCTTGCGTTTCAATCCAATTACTGTGCTGGGCTTCGTATCTTAGACGTTTCGGAGATCGAGGAAGGAGAATTGAGAGAGTTGGGCTACTTTGATGTTGCACCAGACTGCAACTCTCCGGGATTCAGTGGCGCTTGGAGCAACTATCCATACTTTGAAAGCGGTACCATCATTGTGAGCAGCATCGAAAGAGGTCTCTTTGTACTGAGATTCAACGATCCTCGAAAGTAA
- the LOC134186259 gene encoding uncharacterized protein LOC134186259, which translates to MLVTVLVCVGLAAASQAQLNKTHCIGKCRIPSDNPRVEEVMHLKILEHERCVREHHCPTIVPAMSQTPCSDGRAGDYPCHNVDLLSFVPLSELGTTGDANDIWGWTDPETGREYAIIALYDGTAFVDVSEPSEPQVLGKLPTQTYGSLWRDVKVFKNHAFIVSEASNHGMQVFDLTQLREMTAVSPVRILSNTAFYDEFGSTHNIVSNEETGFMYAVGTRTCRGGLHMVDVNEPANPKYAGCFDEDGYVHDAQCLIYRGPDERYRSREICFCYNEDTLTIVDVNDKSNLVMLSRVPYSQNYYTHQGWLTEDQSHLLLDDELDELYGSQPNTRTLVWNVNRLDDPIHINSFYSSETASDHNLYIKGNLAFQSNYCAGLRILDVSEIEEGELRELGYFDVAPSCNSPGFSGAWSNYPYFESGTIIVSSIERGLFVLRFNDPRK; encoded by the exons ATGCTGGTTACAGTTCTCGTCTGCGTTGGACTCGCTGCAGCTTCGCAG GCACAGTTGAACAAGACTCACTGCATTGGAAAATGTCGAATTCCGT CCGACAATCCTCGTGTCGAAGAAGTGATGCATTTGAAAATACTCGAGCACGAACGATGTGTCCGTGAGCACCACTGTCCGACCATCGTCCCCGCAATGTCGCAAACTCCGTGCTCGGACGGTCGAGCTGGAGACTACCCATGTCACAACGTCGATCTCCTCTCTTTCGTACCGTTGTCCGAGCTGGGAACTACGGGAGATGCGAACGATATCTGGGGCTGGACCGATCCGGAAACTGGACGCGAGTATGCGATCATCGCTTTGTACGACGGTACCGCATTTGTTGACGTGAGCGAGCCGTCGGAACCCCAAGTGTTAGGAAAGTTaccaacacaaacatatgGCAGCCTATGGAGAGATGTTAAG GTTTTCAAGAACCACGCATTCATCGTGAGCGAAGCGAGCAACCACGGTATGCAAGTCTTCGATCTCACACAGCTGCGAGAGATGACAGCGGTGAGCCCAGTCCGCATACTATCGAACACAGCATTTTACGACGAGTTTGGCTCCACACATAACATAGTGAGCAACGAAGAGACAGGCTTCATGTATGCCGTCGGTACACGCACGTGCAGGGGCGGTCTTCATATGGTCGATGTGAACGAACCGGCTAATCCAAAGTATGCCGGCTGTTTCGATGAAGACGGCTATGTTCACGACGCCCAATGCCTTATCTACCGCGGTCCAGACGAGCGCTACCGCAGTAGAGAGATTTGCTTCTGTTACAATGAAGATACACTCACAATTGTCGATGTCAATGACAAGTCCAACTTGGTCATGCTGTCGAGGGTTCCGTATAGCCAGAACTATTACACACACCAGGGATGGCTGACTGAAGATCAGTCTCATCTTCTTCTGGATGATGAGCTGGACGAGCTGTATGGCTCACAACCGAACACTCGCACTCTAGTCTGGAATGTCAACCGACTCGATGATCCCATACACATTAACAGCTTCTACAGTTCTGAGACTGCAAGTGACCATAATCTCTACATCAA GGGTAACCTTGCGTTTCAATCCAATTACTGTGCTGGGCTTCGTATCTTAGACGTTTCGGAGATCGAGGAAGGAGAATTGAGAGAGTTGGGCTACTTTGATGTTGCACCAAGCTGCAACTCTCCGGGATTCAGTGGCGCTTGGAGCAACTATCCATACTTTGAAAGCGGTACCATCATTGTGAGCAGCATCGAAAGAGGTCTCTTTGTACTGAGATTCAACGATCCTCGAAAGTAA
- the LOC134186257 gene encoding inactive ubiquitin carboxyl-terminal hydrolase 54-like, translating to MSFWPSSFFSRHMRDDSRSLMNTLPIDKGLTNRPGQNNCFLNATIQVLWHLDVFRRSFRKLEGHACLGKSCTFCALKVIFTQYQHGEEPALPPEALRTALATVFEGERRFQLNVMDDAAECFENILNCIHYHLNCVDDEDSCSAPHCITHAKFAMNVLEEYSCVCGRLQEPKVYTQIVHYISAAALVSYSHPVTSGSPGSSFPPPSFGKLLQEVSAVGDFYHCSNEGCRLPLQLSKALLNKPEIISIGLIWDCDNADVESIKAVMSVIGTSLNPTDMFNMAPEFTKTTTAYNLVGIVAYYGMHYSSFCFHTSQKSWVYLDDSHVRKVGPKWSSVVNDCCKAHYQPLLLVYASSNPKSVRTDTAMTTVTIPFSHFRLKSSELSSSLSSGEHSLDHQEQKSVEETNQVDDAIPKASFQEHELTENQDNSPLPVESSGDLTNIYSDAKEFVTKAQHFETLGNLDAARDCYSQATDHYTKAIMMSPVHDSLRFDQKIIRDRCFQRSRSLSLKLGVRRQSSLESPSAIPSISHTDDSGATAYIAQRPLPVVREGMLIDLTDDDSIGDSGSDSQIVIPQTVALCKQLCQEADELIKEARSLEVVTNLERALDYCAKAFTTYKKALMFLPHDDPLRTEVQQKCDLCRNQARTVHKSIQIQKKNDSNLKLQTRDVSPAPTYRDEKLGSNRMTVGLDSQSSKREQCTKCHEMVPWLRDGLCSLCRMKHKGHKTAPTSSAHMVRADISAANS from the exons ATGTCTTTCTGGCCGAGCAGTTTCTTCTCTCGCCACATGCGTGATGATTCACGGAGCCTAATGAACACTCTACCAATAGACAAAGGTCTAACGAATCGGCCTGGGCAGAACAACTGCTTCCTCAATGCTACTATACAA GTGCTGTGGCATCTCGACGTATTCCGAAGAAGTTTCAGGAAGCTCGAAGGTCACGCTTGTTTGGGGAAGTCCTGTACTTTTTGCGCTCTGAAG GTCATATTTACCCAGTACCAGCATGGAGAAGAACCGGCCCTTCCACCAGAGGCCCTCAGAACTGCTCTTGCTACAGTCTTTGAA GGTGAGAGGAGATTTCAGCTGAATGTAATGGATGATGCTGCAGAGTGCTTT GAAAATATTCTCAACTGTATACATTACCACTTGAACTGTGTTGACGATGAAGACTCCTGTTCTGCTCCTCACTGCATTACTCACGCAAAATTTGCTATGAATGTCTTGGAGGAG TACAGCTGTGTTTGCGGACGTTTACAAGAGCCAAAAGTGTACACACAGATAGTACATTACatctctgctgctgctttggT GTCCTATTCCCATCCTGTAACTTCAGGCTCTCCAGGGTCGTCATTTCCACCTCCTTCCTTTGGCAAACTTCTTCAAGAGGTTAGTGCTGTTGGAGATTTCTATCATTGTTCTAAT GAAGGGTGCCGTTTGCCATTGCAATTGAGCAAAGCCCTGCTGAATAAACCAGAAATCA TAAGTATTGGATTGATCTGGGACTGTGATAATGCAGATGTTGAATCAATCAAGGCTGTTATGTCTGTCATTGGAACGTCACTTAATCCTACAGAC ATGTTTAATATGGCACCAGAGTTCACCAAGACGACTACAGCATACAATCTTGTGGGGATTGTTGCATACTACGGCATGCATTATTCGTCATTCTGCTTTCATACTAGTCAGAAGTCTTGGGTTTACTTGGATGATTCTCACGTTCGAAAG GTGGGACCAAAATGGTCTTCTGTTGTGAATGACTGTTGCAAAGCTCATTACCAACCTCTCCTCTTGGTCTATGCTTCTTCCAATCCCAAGTCTGTTCGTACAGACACAGCAATGACAACAGTGACAATACCATTCTCTCACTTTCGACTGAAAAGTAGTGAGCTGTCGTCCTCTTTGTCTTCTGGTGAACACAGCCTCGACCACCAAGAACAAAAATCTGTAGAGGAGACTAATCAGGTGGACGACGCTATCCCAAAAGCTTCATTTCAAGAACACGAGTTGACTGAGAATCAAGACAACAGCCCACTGCCTGTTGAAAGCAGCG GCGACCTGACGAACATATATAGTGATGCCAAAGAGTTTGTAACCAAAGCGCAGCATTTTGAGACACTAGGCAACTTGGATGCTGCACGTGACTGCTACTCCCAAGCCACAG ATCACTACACTAAGGCAATTATGATGTCACCCGTTCATGACTCATTACGATTCGATCAAAAAATCATACGCGACCGGTGTTTTCAACGTTCACGAAGCCTCTCCCTCAAACTGGGAGTGCGCAGACAGTCAAGTCTGGAGTCACCCTCCGCCATTCCATCCATATCCCACACAGACGACAGCGGAGCAACTGCTTACATTGCTCAACGGCCATTGCCGGTCGTCAGAGAGGGCATGCTAATCGATCTGACAGATGACGATAGCATCGGTGACTCTGGAAGTGACAGTCAAATTGTGATACCACAAACAG TCGCCCTTTGCAAGCAGTTGTGTCAAGAGGCAGACGAACTTATCAAAGAAGCTCGAAGTCTAGAAGTCGTGACCAATCTAGAGAGAGCGCTCGATTATTGTGCTAAAGCATTCA CGACCTACAAGAAGGCACTCATGTTCTTACCACACGACGACCCGTTACGAACAGAAGTACAACAAAAGTGCGATCTCTGCAGGAACCAAGCTCGTACTGTCCACAAATCCATTCAAATTCAGAAAAAAAACGACAGCAACTTGAAACTACAAACACGGGATGTGTCACC AGCTCCAACGTATCGTGACGAAAAACTAGGCTCAAACAGAATGACTGTGGGGTTGGATTCTCAGTCTTCGAAGAGAGAGCAGTGTACAAAGTGTCATGAAATGGTACCCTGGCTCAGAGACGGGTTGTGCTCTCTTTGTCGTATGAAGCATAAAGGACATAAGACAGCTCCTACCAGCAGTGCACATATGGTTAGAGCAGACATCAGTGCTGCCAATTCGTAg
- the LOC134185580 gene encoding dystrophin-like, producing MPSSGEREGPVIEGWQRLETANGIPYYSNKHLQKTQWDHPMMKVLEAELKELDKIRFVAYRTAMKLRAVQKNTRMSLIKLTIVKAVFSQNGLESQSEGAAQTMDVSDVQSIIHSLYQRAHESSWGQVSQKHSAELMINWLLNVYDCGRTGKMRVMSLKVGVTTLSQARLEDKYTYLCEQICSIDSHVDKEALLSLLKDMLLIARQLVKAECQAFGGNSPKAGVESCFDFVKAQKRNTITYEELMHWLRAEPQTIVFLPTMHRLAAAEAMKHDAKCNECKEYPIVGMRFRSMKHINVDLCQGCFFTCRGMNNKPKNAQYFHEYCVPATSGEDIKDFAGALKNKVTKGHRKTQSSFLVVKDSKDDADANSGEVSAVSSRPVSDVHEEIGDLADVLRGLEERPSETRPDMDDEHALIRLYATRLAGQSELRSPTQITVEAEGRGQLDVERNIKTLEEDKGQLENELENLKRILDRQKQEQQLQELAISDRDAAAMVQMQRERQDKEILEARIEVLEEYNVQLKLQLQRLRQLLQGRDKKSPKLLRSQAALEEVAPENAVLVNATARAPMTAGVSEEAQLQTVVRNSLTGFPDLLADVASYDNVFSDIHDAASRVGDAMTEFVNDMSHTTKL from the exons ATGCCAAGTTCAGGAG AAAGAGAAGGTCCCGTCATCGAAGGCTGGCAACGTCTGGAAACGGCCAACGGAATTCCATACTACAGCAA CAAACATTTGCAAAAGACGCAATGGGATCATCCAATGATGAAAGTTTTGGAAGCCGAACTGA AGGAGCTCGACAAAATTCGCTTCGTCGCGTACAGAACGGCTATGAAACTTAGAGCGGTACAGAAGAATACTAGAA TGTCTCTGATCAAATTGACTATTGTCAAAGCGGTGTTCTCGCAGAATGGATTAGAGAGTCAGTCGGAAGGAGCTGCACAGACTATGGACGTTTCTGATGTTCAAAGCATTATACACTCATTGTATCAACGGGCACATGAATCTAGTTGGGGTCAGGTGTCTCAGAAGCACAGTGCCGAGTTGATGATCAATTGGCTACTGAATGTCTATGACTG TGGCAGAACTGGGAAAATGCGAGTTATGTCACTAAAAGTTGGAGTAACAACTTTGTCTCAAGCAAGACTTGAAGACAAATATACTT ATTTGTGTGAACAGATATGCAGTATTGACAGCCATGTTGACAAAGAGGCATTGCTATCTCTGCTGAAGGATATGCTGCTG ATTGCAAGGCAGCTAGTGAAGGCTGAATGCCAAGCATTTGGGGGAAACAGTCCTAAGGCGGGAGTTGAGAGTTGCTTTGATTTTGTCAAAGCACAGAAACGGAACACTATCACCTATGAGGAGCTAATGCACTGGTTGCGAGCTGAGCCACAGACTATTGTTTTCCTTCCAACAATGCATAGGTTGGCTGCAGCTGAAGCAA TGAAACATGATGCAAAGTGCAACGAGTGCAAGGAGTATCCTATTGTTGGCATGAG ATTTCGGTCAATGAAACATATTAATGTTGATTTATGCCAA GGATGCTTTTTTACCTGTCGAGGAATGAACAACAAACCAAAGAATGCCCAATATTTTCATGAATATTGTGTTCCA GCAACATCCGGTGAAGATATAAAAGACTTTGCTGGAGCACTAAAGAATAAGGTAACAAAAGGTCATCGGAAAACACAATCATCATTTCTAGTTGTGAAAGATTCCAAAGATGATGCTGATGCTAA CTCTGGAGAAGTTAGTGCTGTATCTTCTCGACCTGTTTCAGATGTTCATGAAGAAATTGGAGACCTGGCAGATGT TTTGAGAGGGTTGGAAGAGCGACCATCCGAGACCAGACCAGACAT gGATGATGAGCACGCATTGATTCGTCTCTATGCAACTAG GTTGGCTGGACAGTCGGAA CTACGCTCACCTACTCAAATTACAGTTGAAGCAGAGGGCAGAGGACAGCTTGATGTTGAAAGAAACATCAAGACATTAGAAGAGGACAAAGG TCAACTTGAAAATGAACTGGAAAATCTGAAAAGAatacttgacagacagaaacaagaacaacagcTACAAGAACTAGCCATAAGCGACAGGGATGCAGCTGCTATGGTTCAGATGCAGCGAGAGCGACAAGACAAGGAAATACTCGAAGCACGCATCGAGGTATTGGAGGAGTACAATGTTCAGCTGAAGTTACAGTTGCAGAGATTGCGGCAGCTACTACAGGGC CGAGACAAGAAGTCACCTAAATTGTTACGTTCACAAGCTG CCCTCGAGGAGGTTGCTCCTGAGAATGCTGTTCTTGTGAATGCAACTGCTAGGGCACCTATGACTGCAGGTGTCAGTGAAGAGGCTCAGCTCCAGACTGTTGTGAGAAACTCATTGACTGGGTTTCCTGATTTGTTAGCGG ATGTTGCTTCTTATGATAATGTATTTTCCGACATTCACGATGCTGCAAGTAGAGTTGGTGATGCAATGACAGAGTTTGTCAATGACATGAGTCACACTACCAAGCTTTGA
- the LOC134186260 gene encoding thioredoxin domain-containing protein 15-like isoform X2: protein MSFVGLSFLLFLVFQTKGKVPTSSYVRHGTVSCDRLFYGKEYWQTATVKASADHRSDTNVKKCSEFSNSDLSCETADSHDQPSTSSVNGTKTTTASKKFTCLSNVTANDKVVIINSSDVFSAVNETGSVCCAVLFFARWCRFSAKAAPAFNALVRVIPELQKFAVDMSSFSPLNSQLGIVSLPTLLFFKGGKVILRFNTTITLENVADFVMHYTGVHGSERDMAEISFRIQNKAALFINLQS from the exons ATGTCATTCGTGGGATTATCCTTCCTGCTGTTTTTGGTTTTCCAAACTAAAGGAAAAG ttCCTACTAGTTCCTACGTCAGACATGGGACTGTGTCATGTGACCGATTGTTCTACGGGAAAGAATACTGGCAGACAGCGACTGTGAAAGCTTCTGCGGATCATCGATCTGATACTAACGTGAAAAAGTGCTCGGAATTTTCAAATTCTGATTTGTCGTGTGAAACTGCTGATTCTCATGATCAGCCATCAACTTCATCAGTGAATGGCACTAAAACTACTACTGCCAGCAAGAAGTTCACGTGTTTGTCTAACGTGACTGCTAATGATAAAGTGGTCATCATCAATTCATCTGATGTGTTCTCAGCCGTGAACGAGACTGgaagtgtgtgttgtgctgtgctgtTCTTCGCTCGATGGTGTAGATTTAGTGCGAAGGCTGCACCAGCTTTCAATGCTCTTGTCAGAGTCATTCCAGAGCTTCAGAAGTTTGCTGTTGAcatgtcttctttctcacC GTTGAACAGTCAGCTTGGTATAGTCAGCTTGCCTACATTGCTGTTCTTCAAAGGTGGGAAGGTCATTTTACGTTTTAACACAACAATAACGTTGGAAAATGTTGCTGACTTTGTCATGCACTATACAG GTGTACATGGCAGTGAGAGGGACATGGCAGAG ATAAGTTTCCGTATACAAAACAAAGCTGCATTGTTCATAAACCTCCAAAGTTAG